From the genome of Tachysurus vachellii isolate PV-2020 chromosome 2, HZAU_Pvac_v1, whole genome shotgun sequence, one region includes:
- the LOC132840098 gene encoding myosin-16-like isoform X4, giving the protein MAVLSAEVLRWHVRIEELEEELEAERAMKVKVEKQRADLTRELDDLTDRLEEAGGVTASQMEMNKKREVELQRLRRELEESSAQAETMALALRKRHGDALAEMSEHCEGLQRTRAKLEKEKQNLLLEVDDLAASLDSMQKAKASTDMQLKKLEDLLSEASLRNEDLQKALTEVTVAKNRLIADNNELSRQAEEMETKLSQTSRTKSLLMVQQEDLKKQYDEEVKSKLALSSSLAAVRQECESLKEQLEEEQESKLELQRLVSKLNSDVTHWRSRHEADSIQHSDELEEAKKKLQVRLQEAEEAAEATQAKCSSLEKTKQRLQAEVEELCLDLEKANNAAAVMDKKQRMLDKQLGDWRQKCEELLAEVESCQKESRQHAAELFKLKTAYEESVEQSEALRRENKAFQEEIADLTDQLSDGGKSVHELQKMKKKIEMEKEELQASLEESEAALEAEETKVLRLQLELSQAKADTDRRLQEKEEEMEATRKIHQRALESVQASLDVEVKGRTEAARVKKKMEGDINELELQVDLLNKNNAELMKSVKKMQQQIKDLQVQLEDEARLQEELREEQALLERRCSLLVTEGEESRTGLEAAERARKTLETELQEAREKYNDINNQLQSACSGKRKLEVDLQQVTQEHEELQNELRGANDKIKKALCETARVAEELRVEQEHSMHLERVKKGLEAQLKDMTIRLDEAEQLAMKGGKKIIQKLEGRVKELELDLETEQKKCAETVKTLRKNERRLKELLFQSEEDQKNQQRMQELLERLQIKMKTYKRQVEEAEEQANTNLAKYRKTVHELDDAEERADIAESALTKIRTKNRGSFGKGYSSGYSTPYAGVVRSPSSVGSEGRGEKILTDDDESVSSLIPTYLNSLKKLMID; this is encoded by the exons GTCCGCATCGAGGAACTGGAGGAAGAGCTGGAGGCAGAGCGAGCCATGAAAGTGAAG GTGGAGAAGCAGCGTGCAGACCTGACCCGAGAACTGGATGATCTGACAGACCGGCTGGAGGAGGCAGGAGGAGTCACAGCCTCTCAG ATGGAGATGAATAAGAAGCGTGAGGTGGAGCTGCAGAGGCTGAGGCGTGAGCTGGAGGAGTCTTCGGCTCAGGCTGAAACGATGGCGTTGGCTCTGAGGAAGAGGCACGGAGACGCACTGGCTGAGATGAGCGAGCATTGTGAGGGTTTGCAGAGGACTCGTGCCAAACTAGAGAAGGAGAAGCAGAACCTGCTGCTGGAGGTGGACGATCTGGCAGCTTCATTGGACTCCATGCAGAAAGCCAAG GCATCCACCGACATGCAGTTGAAGAAACTGGAGGACTTGCTGTCCGAAGCCAGTTTGAGGAATGAAGACCTGCAGAAAGCTCTCACTGAGGTCACTGTGGCCAAGAACAGACTAATAG CTGACAATAATGAGCTGAGCAGGCAGGCGGAGGAGATGGAGACAAAACTCAGCCAGACGAGCCGCACTAAAAGCCTGCTGATGGTACAGCAAGAGGATCTCAAGAAACAGTACGATGAAGAGGTCAAG AGTAAATTGGCACTGAGCAGCAGTTTGGCAGCAGTGCGACAAGAGTGTGAGTCGCTGAAGGAGCAGCTGGAGGAGGAACAAGAGAGCAAACTGGAGCTGCAGCGCCTTGTCTCCAAGCTCAACAGCGACGTCACTCACTGGAGGAGCCGCCATGAGGCCGACTCTATCCAGCACAGTGATGAACTAGAGGAGGCCAA GAAAAAGTTGCAGGTTCGGCTTCAGGAGGCTGAAGAAGCTGCAGAGGCAACACAGGCCAAGTGCTCCAGCCTagaaaaaaccaaacaaaggcTGCAGGCGGAGGTGGAGGAGCTCTGTTTGGACCTGGAAAAG GCCAACAATGCTGCTGCGGTGATGGATAAGAAGCAGCGAATGCTTGATAAGCAGCTGGGAGACTGGAGGCAGAAGTGTGAGGAGCTGCTAGCCGAGGTGGAAAGCTGTCAGAAAGAGAGCAGACAGCATGCCGCCGAGCTCTTCAAGCTCAAAACAGCCTACGAGGAATCTGTGGAGCAAAGCGAGGCTCTACGCAGGGAAAACAAAGCCTTCCAAG AGGAAATTGCTGATCTTACTGACCAACTTTCGGATGGGGGAAAGAGCGTTCATGAGCtccagaaaatgaaaaagaagattGAGATGGAAAAAGAAGAACTGCAGGCTTCACTGGAGGAGTCTGAGGCAGCATTAGAG GCTGAGGAGACTAAAGTACTTCGGTTGCAACTGGAGCTTTCTCAAGCCAAAGCAGACACTGACCGCAGGCtgcaggagaaggaggaggagatggaggcTACTAG AAAAATCCACCAGAGGGCGCTAGAGTCTGTTCAAGCCAGTTTGGATGTGGAGGTGAAGGGAAGGACAGAGGCGGCGCGTGTGAAAAAGAAGATGGAAGGTGATATAAATGAGCTGGAGTTACAGGTGGACCTGCTCAATAAGAACAACGCAGAGCTGATGAAAAGTGTCAAAAAGATGCAACAACAGATCAAG GACCTGCAGGTTCAGCTGGAAGACGAAGCACGGTTGCAGGAGGAGCTGAGAGAGGAACAGGCTCTGCTGGAGCGTCGCTGCTCTCTGCTGGTCACCGAGGGAGAAGAGAGCCGCACCGGACTCGAGGCGGCAGAGCGAGCTCGCAAAACCCTGGAGACTGAGCTCCAAGAGGCCAGGGAGAAATACAACGACATCAACAACCAG TTACAGTCAGCCTGCAGCGGGAAGCGGAAACTGGAGGTGGATCTTCAGCAGGTCACCCAGGAGCATGAGGAGCTGCAGAATGAACTGAGAGGAGCTAATGATAAGATCAAGAAAGCTCTATGTGAG ACTGCACGAGTGGCTGAGGAGCTTCGTGTGGAGCAGGAGCACAGCATGCATTTGGAGCGTGTGAAGAAGGGCTTGGAGGCTCAGCTCAAAGACATGACCATCAGACTGGATGAGGCTGAGCAGCTGGCCatgaaaggaggaaaaaagattATTCAGAAGCTGGAAGGCAGG GTAAAGGAGTTAGAGCTGGATTTGGAAACAGAGCAGAAGAAGTGTGCAGAGACGGTGAAGACGCTGAGGAAGAATGAACGGCGCCTCAAGGAACTCCTCTTCCAGTCTGAGGAGGACCAGAAGAACCAGCAAAGAATGCAGGAGCTGCTGGAACGCCTGCAGATCAAAATGAAAACCTATAAGAGACAAGTGGAGGAGGCG GAGGAGCAGGCCAACACAAACCTGGCCAAGTACAGAAAGACCGTACACGAGCTGGACGACGCAGAGGAGAGAGCCGACATTGCCGAATCTGCTCTCACTAAAATCAGGACCAAGAATAGAGGCAGCTTTGGCAAGGGCTACTCATCA GGTTACAGCACTCCTTATGCAGGGGTGGTACGATCCCCCAGCTCTGTGGGCTCAGAAGGCAGAGGCGAGAAGATcctcactgatgatgatgaatcagTCAGTTCTCTCATCCCAACTTATCTCAATTCCCTGAAAAAACTGATGATTGACTAA